GTCAGCGGTCCCGTTGGTACAAGGGTTATCTGCAGACCTGGCTGGTGCACATCCGCCGGCCGCTGAAGCTGTACCGGACCCTCGGTCTGCGCAGTTTCATCCGGTTCACACTGGTGCTGGCCGGCACACCGATCATCGCGGTGCTGAATCTGCTGTTCTGGTTCATCACGGTGCTGTGGTTCCTCGGGCAACCCGCCGTGGTCGGTGACCTGTTCCCGGATGTCATCTATTTCCCCGCGCTGGTCGCCATGATCATCGGCAACTTCACCGTGGTGTTCATGAACCTGATCGCGCTGCGTGAGGACGACCGATCCGATCTGCTGGTGCCCGCCCTGACCGTGCCGCTGTTCTGGTTGATGATGAGCGTCGCCGCGGCCAAGGGCTGCTACCAGATGATCCGCCAGCCCTCGTTCTGGGAGAAGACCTTTCACGGGCTGTCCGAGAAACCCGACGAGACGACCGTGCACCAGGCGGCCGGTCCGCGATGACGATGGGTCTGGGTGGTTCGGACCGCAGACTGAAGGTCACCATCTTCTTCGTCTGCCTGGTGGTCTACATCGGCGTCGGATACTGGTTGCAGGTCCGGCAGGGCTACCTCATGGGCGACACGCTGTCGCGGGTGGCCTCCACCCAGGCCGTGCTGTTCAGCCGGGACCCGCACCTGGCCGCGCTGGGATTCATCTTCACCCCGGTGGCGGCGATGGTGCAGATCCCGGCCGTCCTGCTCAGCCCGGTGTTCCCCGATCTCGCCGGACGTGCACTGTCCGGATCGCTGATGTCGGGACTGTTCATGTCCGGCGCGGTGGTGCAGATCTTCAGTATGGGCGCCGATCGCGGTCTGCCACGCGGATATTCGCTGACCATCACCGCCCTGTTCGCGCTGAACCCGATGATCGTCTTCTACGGCTCCAACGGGATGAGCGAGGCCCCGTTCATCTTCTTCATGACGTGGGCGGTGCGCAGGCTGATCAAGTGGATGGTCGATGACGACGTCCACCATCTGGTGACCGCCGGCGGGGTGGCGATGGGACTTGCGTACCTGACCCGCTACGACGCGTTGGCCTCGGTCGGCGCGGCGGGGTTGGTCGTCGGCCTCACCACTTACCTGCGGGCCCGGTCCGCGCCGCGGGTGCACCGCGCGGTGATGGACGTGCTGATCGTGAGCGGACCCGGGATTCTGGCGTTCCTCGGCTGGGCCGCGGCCGGCTGGCTGATAACCGGTGAGGCGTTCGCCCAGTTCACTTCTCAGTACGGCAACGCAGCGATCATGGAACAGTCGGGTGCGGCCGCACCGACCGCGGTCGAGGCGGTGAGCTTCTCCGCCGTGTGCATCATGTTCCTCGCACCAACCCTGTTGCCGCTGGCGTTGTGGGTGCTCATGCGGCGGTGGGGCAGGCCGAACTGGCAGATGATGGTGGTGCCGCTGGCGGTGTTCGGGGCGGTGCTCGCGTTCCAGGCGCTCAGCTACGCGCAGGGGTCCACGTTCGGGTTCCTCCGGTTCTTCATCATCGCGATACCGATGGCGGCGACCCTGGCGCTGCTGGGTGTGCCCGACGGCGTGATGGCCCGGTCCAAACGGCCCGGCAAGTGGGCGACGGTCACCGACCCGGCTCCCGAGCGCGCTTCGGTGACAACGTATGTGGCGGTTGCGGCAACCTTCGCGGTCGGCATCCCGGTCACCGTGTTCGGCATGTCCCAGCCCGACTATGCCCCGCAGGAGTACGCTCTGGCGGCGGTGCTCGCACCCGACCCCGACGGCGTCAGCGAGCGTGCGGCCACCGAACAGCGCATTGCGCGGACCTTCGCCACCGAGCGCCGGATCGCGGAATATCTGCAGACGTTGGATCTGCCGGACAGTTCGGTCATCACCGACACCGTGTACGGGTTCGGGGTGATCGCCGCCTCCGATCGGCCGAAGGTGTTCGTCATCCCGTCCGATCCGGACTTCACCGAGTTGCTCAACGATCCGGCGGCAAACGGTGTCCGGTACCTGCTGGCCGTGCCGCCGACCGGCCGGGGCACCGCTGACGCGCTCAATCTGCGCTACCCGACGCTCTACGATACCGGGGCCGAGGTGGCGACGCTGGAGTTGGAGATCCCCAACGACGGTGACGGGCAACCGGATTGGCGGCTGTACCGGGTGTCCGAACCGTCGGATCCGGAGTAGTGGATCGGTGCGCTCGGCGTGGGCGCGCGGCACGCGGTGTCCCCGGCGTCAATAACGCCGGTGCTCGTCCTCGCGCGGGTGTACTCTCCGTGCGTCCGTCAAACCGGGAGGTCCGATGACAGCAGGGTCCCAGAGCAAGACGTTCCAGGGCAAGATCGCCACCGACATCCGAGACTCGGAACCGGACTGGGCGCCGTATGCCGCGCCCACCGCACCCGAGGGGGCTCCCAATGTCCTCTATCTGGTCTGGGACGACATCGGCATCGCGACCTGGGACTGCTTCGGCGGACTCGTGCAGATGCCGGCCATGAGCCGGATCGCGGACAAAGGTGTGCGGCTGTCGCAGTTCCACACCACCGCGCTGTGCTCGCCGACCCGGGCCGCACTGCTCACCGGTCGTAACCCCACCACCGTCGGGATGGCCACCATCGAGGAGTTCACCGACGGATTCCCGAACTGCAACGGACGCATTCCGTACGAGACCGCGCTGTTGCCGGAGGTGCTGGCCGAGCGTGGCTACAACACCTACTGCCTGGGCAAGTGGCACCTGACGCCGTTGGAGGAATCCAATCTGGCCGCCACCAAACGGCACTGGCCGCTCGGGCGGGGCTTCGAACGGTTCTACGGATTCCTCGGCGGCGAGACCGACCAGTGGTACCCGGACCTGGTGTCGGACAACCACCCGACCGTGCCGCCGGCCACCCCCGAGGACGGGTACCACCTGTCGAAAGATCTGGCGGACAAGACGATCGAGTTCATCAAGGACTCGAAGGTGATCGCCCCGGACAAGCCCTGGTTCTCCTATCTGTGCCCGGGCGCCGGGCACGCACCGCACCACGTCTTCCAGGAGTGGGCCGACAGGTACGCGGGCACGTTCGACATGGGTTACGAGCGCTACCGCGAGATCGTGCTGGAGAACCAGAAGCGGATGGGGCTGGTGCCGGCGGACACCGAGCTCTCCCCGGTGAATCCCTACTCCGATGTCACAGGCCCCAATGGTGAACCCTGGCCGGCCCAGGACACCGTGCGGCCGTGGGACACCCTCGACGACGACGAGAGGAAACTGTTCTGCCGGATGGCGGAGGTGTTCGCCGGCTTCCTGTCCTACACCGACGCCCAGATCGGCCGCGTCCTGGACTATCTGGAAGAGACCGGCCAGCTCGACAACACCATCGTGGTGGTCATCTCCGACAACGGCGCCAGCGGGGAGGGCGGCCCCAACGGTTCGGTGAACGAGAGCAAGTTCTTCAACGGCTACATCGACACCGTGGAAGAGAGCATGCGGTTCTTCGACGTCCTCGGTGGCCCGCAGACCTTCAACCACTACCCGATCGGGTGGGCCATGGCGTTCAATACGCCGTACAAGTTGTTCAAGCGCTACGCCTCACACGAGGGCGGCATCGCCGACAGCGCCATCATCTCCTGGCCGGCAGGGATCGATGCGCACGGCGAGATCCGGGACAACTACGTCAACGTCAGCGACATCACCCCGACGGTGTACGAGCTGCTCGGTGTCACCCCGCCCGACGAGGTTCGCGGCATCGCACAGAAACCGTTGGACGGCACCAGTTTTGCCGCCACCTTGAGGGATGCCGGCGTCAAGCCGGACAAGGACACCCAGTTCTACTCGATGCTGGGGACCCGCGGTATCTGGCATGACGGGTGGTTCGCCAACACCGTGCACGCGGCCAGCCCGGCCGGCTGGGGCCACTTCGACGACGACCGGTGGGAGCTCTTCCACATCGAGTCCGACCGCAGTCAGTGCCACGACCTGGCGGCCGAACGGCCGGAGAAACTGGAAGAGCTCAAGGCGCTGTGGTCGGCCGAAGCCGCCAAGTACAACGGACTGCCGCTGGGTGACCTCAACATCTTCGAGACACTGGGCCGCTGGCGGCCCTACCTCTCCGGGGAACGCACCAGCTACGTCTACTACCCGGACAACTCCGAAGTGGGCAGCGGCGCGACGCCGGAGATCCGGGGCCGGTCGTTCTCCGTGTTCGTGGAGGTGAACGTGGAGGCGATCGGCGCCGAAGGCGTGCTCTACAAGCACGGGGCCGGCCACGGTGGGCACGCGCTGTTCATCCAGGACGGACGGCTGTGCTACGTCTACAACTTCATGGGGGAGGACGAGCAGACGGTGTCCTCGACCGACGCGGTGCCGCTGGGCAGCCACATCCTCGGTGTCCGCTACGAACGCACCGGCACCGTCGAGAACAGCCACACCCCGCTCGGGGACGTGTCGCTCTACGTGGACGGCACGGTGGTCGGTGCCCGCAGCGGTGTGCGCGCCCACCCGGGCAGCTTCGGCCTGGCCGGCGCCGGCATCAAGGTGGGCAGCAACCCCGGCCAGGCGGTCTGCAGCGCGTACCGGGCGCCCTACCCCTTCACCGGTGGGACAATCGCCAAAGCGGTGATCGACATCTCCGGCGCGCCCTACCTCGACGTGGAGCGTGACCTGGCACGGGCGTTCGCGAAGGACTGATGACGGGTTTTCGAGCGGCGGCGATGGTGGCGGTGTTGCTGGCTGCCCCGGTGCTGGGTGGGTGCGCCAGATCGAGCCACGGCACGCCGGTCGCGGCCAGGGCCGGCACCGGGACGACCGAACCCGGCCAACCGGGGAACGCGTCCGCTCACCCCGACTTCGGGGTGGTGCCCACCACCGGCAACGCCCCGGTTCGCGCCGGCGCCGTCACCTGTGGGCCCGAGCGACGCCCGAGGATCGGCCTGGTGGCCAAGGTCTCCGATCCGGCGGCCCCGGTCATCACCGTCGCCGTCCCGGACGGCTGGTCGATGCAGGGCGGGGCCGGTGACGTCGGCGCCCGCTTGCAGGGCCCCGACGAGATGTCGGCGACGGTGCGCATCGCGGCCACCACCCTGGATCCGCAGCAGGCCTTCGCCGAGTACGCCGGCGCGCTGACGGAGGATTCGGCGGTGAGCGCACTGAGCGTGCTGCCCGCCCAGCTGTGCGACTACAGCGGTCAGAAACTGCTCGGCACACTCTCGGACACCCCGGCCGAGTCCAAACAGTTCGTCGACCGCGTCGTACACGTGTGGACCGCCGGCGGCGACTACCTGGTCTCGGTGCACGCCGAGGCGCCCGCGGGCGCACCCGGGTTCGACTCTGCCGCAACACAAGTGACCGACGATTTCGAGGTGAAGATGCCGTGACGGTCACCGAGCTGGTGGACCTGCCCGGTGGTTCCGCCACGTTGGGTTCGACCGGTTTCTACCCGGAGGAAGCGCCGGTGCGCACCGAGCGGGTCGGCCCCTTCGCCATCGAACGCCACCCCGTCACCACCGCCCAGTTCGCGGCCTTCGTCGCCGGCACCGGATATCTGACCGTGGCGGAGCGTCCGCTGGACCCGCGGCTGTATCCCGGTGTCGCCGAGAACGACCTGCAGCCCGGTGCGATGGTGTTCCGGCCGACCGCGGGTCCGGTGGATCTGCGGGACTGGCGGCAGTGGTGGGACTGGGCCCCCGGGGCCAGCTGGCGCCACCCGTTCGGCGCGGGCAGCACGGGTGCGCCCGACCATCCGGTGGTGCAGGTGGCCTATGCGGATGCGCTGGCCTACGCGCAGTGGGCGGGACGCCGGTTGCCCACCGAAGCCGAGTGGGAGTACGCGGCCCGCGCGGGTGCGGACTCCACCTATCCGTGGGGCGAGGACGTCGCACCGGCGGGGGAGTTGATGGCCAACACCTGGCAGGGGGGCTTCCCGTACCGCAACGACGGTGCGCGGGGCTGGGTCGGAACCTCACCGGTCGGGACGTTCCCGGCGAACGCATTCGGACTGGTCGACATGATCGGCAACGTCTGGGAGTGGACCTCCAGCGAGTTCACCGGCCGGGTGCGTAACCCCTGCTGTCTGCCCGCCGACGACCCGAGCGTCAGCCAGGCGCTCAAGGGGGGCTCCCATCTGTGCGCCCCGGAGTACTGTCACCGGTACCGTCCGGCGGCACGGTCCCCGCAGTCCCGGGACACCGCCACCACCCACATCGGGTTCCGCTGCGCCGCGGACCTCTGAACTCCCGTGCCGGTGGGGTGAAACCGCAGCAATTTGGAGCATTCCAGCTTGTCACCTAGACTTGCTGGGTTGCCTGGGGCAGACCTCGGTTCTCTTCGTGTGAGAAAACCCTGCGTGCTCTCGGGGCGACAAGACCGCGTACGTCCAGGTCGGTATCTGGCGTGCATACAAAACCAGGTCAGGAGATCGAGTGATTCAGCAGGAATCGCGGCTGAAGGTCGCCGATAACACGGGTGCCAAGGAGATCTTGTGCATCCGCGTTCTCGGTGGTTCAGCGCGACGCTATGCCGGCATCGGCGACATCATCGTGGCGACCGTCAAGGAAGCCATCCCGGGCGGCAACGTCAAGCGTGGAGATGTCGTCAAGGCCGTCGTGGTGCGCACCGTCAAGGAACGCCGTCGCGCCGACGGCAGCTACATCAAGTTCGACGAGAACGCCGCCGTCATCATCAAGGCGGACAACGACCCGCGTGGCACCCGCATCTTCGGGCCCGTCGGCCGCGAACTGCGTGAGAAGAAGTTCATGAAGATCGTTTCGCTCGCCCCGGAGGTGCTGTAAATGAAGGTGCACAAGGGTGACACCGTCCTCGTCATCTCGGGCAAGGACAAGGGCGCCAAGGGCAAGGTCATCGAGGCCTACCCGACCCGCGAGAAGGTTCTCGTCGAGGGCGTCAACCGGATCAAGAAGCACACCGCTGCGTCGCAGAACGAGCGTGGCGCATCCTCGGGCGGCATCGTCACGCAGGAAGCGGCCATCCACGTCTCCAACGTGATGGTGATCGACTCCGACGGCAACCCCACCCGCATCGGCTACCGCGTCGACGAGGAGACCGGCAAGAAGGTTCGGGTCTCCAAGCGCAACGGCAAGGACATCTGAGAATGACCACTGTAGAAAACGCCGCCAATGTGCAGCCGCGGCTGAAGCAGCGCTACCGCGAGGAAATCAAGGACGCGCTCAACAAAGAGTTCAACTACGACAACGTGATGCAGATCCCGGGCGTGGTGAAGGTCGTCGTGAACATGGGTGTCGGTGACGCCGCCCGCGACGCGAAGCTGATCAACGGCGCGGTCAACGACCTCGCCCTGATCACCGGCCAGAAGCCCGAGATCCGCAAGGCCCGCAAGTCCATCGCCCAGTTCAAGCTGCGCGAGGGTATGCCGATCGGCGCCCGCGTGACGCTGCGCGGCGACCGGATGTGGGAGTTCCTGGACCGCCTGGTCTCGATCGCCCTCCCGCGTATCCGCGACTTCCGCGGCCTGAGCCCCAAGCAGTTCGACGGCAGCGGTAACTACACCTTCGGGCTCTCCGAGCAGTCGGTGTTCCACGAGATCGACGTGGATTCCATCGATCGCCCCCGCGGCATGGACATCACCGTCGTCACCACGGCGACCAACGACGACGAAGGACGAGTGCTGCTGCGGGCCCTCGGCTTTCCGTTCAAGGAGAACTGAGCAATGGCAAAGAAGGCTCTGGTCAACAAGGCCAACAAGAAGCCGAAGTTCGCAGTGCGCGGGTACACCCGGTGCAACCGGTGCGGCCGTCCGCACTCGGTGTTCCGCAAGTTCGGCCTGTGCCGGATCTGCCTGCGCGAGATGGCGCACGCGGGCGAACTGCCCGGTGTCCAGAAGTCCAGCTGGTAACCAGCATTCATTACTGATTAACACGGTAGGCCCGAAGGGAACCGCCGCGAGGAAGGTGAACCGGCTGTCATGACGATGACCGATCCCATCGCAGACTTCTTGACTCGTCTGCGTAACGCCAATTCGGCGTATCACGACGAGGTGACTCTGCCGCACTCGAAGATCAAGGCCAACATCGCCGCGATCCTCAAGGAGCAGGGCTACATCTCCGATTACCGCACCGAGGATGCCCGCGTGGGCAAGTCCCTCGTGGTGCAGTTGAAGTACGGCCCCAGCCGTGAGCGCAGCATCGCCGGCCTGCGCCGGGTGAGCAAGCCCGGTCTGCGTGTCTATGCAAAGTCCACCAATCTGCCTAAGGTGCTCGGCGGCCTGGGCGTGGCGATCATCTCCACGTCCTCGGGTCTGCTCACCGATCGCCAGGCATCTCGACAAGGCGTGGGCGGCGAAGTCCTCGCTTACGTCTGGTAGGGGAACAAAAACATGTCGCGTATTGGAAAGCAGCCGGTCCTGGTTCCTGCCGGGGTCGATGTGACCATCACTGGTCAAAACGTTTCGGTCAAGGGCCCCAAGGGGACCCTGGCCCTGGATATCGCCGAGCCGATCGAGGTTTCGCGTAACGACGAAGGCGCCATCGTGGTGGTCCGCCCCGACGACGAGCGGCGCAGCCGTTCGCTGCACGGGCTCACCCGCACCCTGGTGGCCAACCTGGTCACCGGTGTGACCGAGGGCTACGTCCGGAAGATGGAGATCTACGGCGTCGGTTACCGCGTGCAGCTCAAGGGTTCCGACCTGGAGTTCGCACTCGGCTACAGCCACCCGGTTCTCATCGAAGCGCCCGAGGGCATCACTTTCACGGTGGAAACACCCACGAAGTTCTCCATCTCGGGCATCGACAAGCAGAAGGTCGGCCAGATCGCCGCGGTGATCCGTCGTCTGCGTCGCCCCGACCCGTACAAGGGCAAGGGCGTGCGGTACGAGGGTGAGCAGATCCGCCGCAAGGTCGGAAAGACAGGTAAGTAACGATGGCTACCACGAAAACTGACAGTGCAGCCGCGAAGAGGCTGCCGGTGGGGCAGAACATCTCCGAGACCCGGCGCAACGCGCGTCTGCGCCGGCATGCCCGGCTGCGGAAGAAGGTCGAAGGCACCGCCGACACCCCGCGCCTGATGGTCAACCGCTCGTCGCGGCACATCCACGTCCAGCTGATCGACGATCTCGCCGGCGTCACCGTCGCCGCGGCCTCGTCCATCGAGCCCGACGTGCGTGCGGTCGACGGCGACAAGAAGGCGCAGAGCGTGCGCGTCGGTCAGCTGATCGCCGAGCGTGCCAAGGCTGCCGGAGTCGAGACGGTCGTGTTCGACCGTGGCGGCTACACCTACGGTGGCCGGATCGCCGCGCTGGCGGATGCCGCGCGTGAAGGCGGGCTGAAATTCTGATGACTGTTAACGAGAGGACTGCATGATGGCCGAGCAGGCTGGCGCCGGTTCGGCGCAGGACAATCGCGGTGGCCGCGACGATCGGGGCGGCCGTGGCCGTCGCGACGATCGTGGCGGCCGGGGTCGCGGCGATGACCGCGGCGAGAAGAGCAACTACATCGAGCGCGTCGTCACCATCAACCGCGTCTCCAAGGTGGTCAAGGGTGGTCGGCGCTTCAGCTTCACCGCTCTGGTCATCGTCGGTGACGGCAACGGCATGGTCGGCGTCGGCTACGGCAAGGCCAAGGAAGTTCCGGCCGCCATCGCCAAGGGCGTCGAAGAAG
This region of Mycolicibacterium diernhoferi genomic DNA includes:
- a CDS encoding ABC transporter, yielding MTMGLGGSDRRLKVTIFFVCLVVYIGVGYWLQVRQGYLMGDTLSRVASTQAVLFSRDPHLAALGFIFTPVAAMVQIPAVLLSPVFPDLAGRALSGSLMSGLFMSGAVVQIFSMGADRGLPRGYSLTITALFALNPMIVFYGSNGMSEAPFIFFMTWAVRRLIKWMVDDDVHHLVTAGGVAMGLAYLTRYDALASVGAAGLVVGLTTYLRARSAPRVHRAVMDVLIVSGPGILAFLGWAAAGWLITGEAFAQFTSQYGNAAIMEQSGAAAPTAVEAVSFSAVCIMFLAPTLLPLALWVLMRRWGRPNWQMMVVPLAVFGAVLAFQALSYAQGSTFGFLRFFIIAIPMAATLALLGVPDGVMARSKRPGKWATVTDPAPERASVTTYVAVAATFAVGIPVTVFGMSQPDYAPQEYALAAVLAPDPDGVSERAATEQRIARTFATERRIAEYLQTLDLPDSSVITDTVYGFGVIAASDRPKVFVIPSDPDFTELLNDPAANGVRYLLAVPPTGRGTADALNLRYPTLYDTGAEVATLELEIPNDGDGQPDWRLYRVSEPSDPE
- a CDS encoding arylsulfatase — protein: MTAGSQSKTFQGKIATDIRDSEPDWAPYAAPTAPEGAPNVLYLVWDDIGIATWDCFGGLVQMPAMSRIADKGVRLSQFHTTALCSPTRAALLTGRNPTTVGMATIEEFTDGFPNCNGRIPYETALLPEVLAERGYNTYCLGKWHLTPLEESNLAATKRHWPLGRGFERFYGFLGGETDQWYPDLVSDNHPTVPPATPEDGYHLSKDLADKTIEFIKDSKVIAPDKPWFSYLCPGAGHAPHHVFQEWADRYAGTFDMGYERYREIVLENQKRMGLVPADTELSPVNPYSDVTGPNGEPWPAQDTVRPWDTLDDDERKLFCRMAEVFAGFLSYTDAQIGRVLDYLEETGQLDNTIVVVISDNGASGEGGPNGSVNESKFFNGYIDTVEESMRFFDVLGGPQTFNHYPIGWAMAFNTPYKLFKRYASHEGGIADSAIISWPAGIDAHGEIRDNYVNVSDITPTVYELLGVTPPDEVRGIAQKPLDGTSFAATLRDAGVKPDKDTQFYSMLGTRGIWHDGWFANTVHAASPAGWGHFDDDRWELFHIESDRSQCHDLAAERPEKLEELKALWSAEAAKYNGLPLGDLNIFETLGRWRPYLSGERTSYVYYPDNSEVGSGATPEIRGRSFSVFVEVNVEAIGAEGVLYKHGAGHGGHALFIQDGRLCYVYNFMGEDEQTVSSTDAVPLGSHILGVRYERTGTVENSHTPLGDVSLYVDGTVVGARSGVRAHPGSFGLAGAGIKVGSNPGQAVCSAYRAPYPFTGGTIAKAVIDISGAPYLDVERDLARAFAKD
- a CDS encoding formylglycine-generating enzyme family protein yields the protein MTVTELVDLPGGSATLGSTGFYPEEAPVRTERVGPFAIERHPVTTAQFAAFVAGTGYLTVAERPLDPRLYPGVAENDLQPGAMVFRPTAGPVDLRDWRQWWDWAPGASWRHPFGAGSTGAPDHPVVQVAYADALAYAQWAGRRLPTEAEWEYAARAGADSTYPWGEDVAPAGELMANTWQGGFPYRNDGARGWVGTSPVGTFPANAFGLVDMIGNVWEWTSSEFTGRVRNPCCLPADDPSVSQALKGGSHLCAPEYCHRYRPAARSPQSRDTATTHIGFRCAADL
- the rplN gene encoding 50S ribosomal protein L14; translated protein: MIQQESRLKVADNTGAKEILCIRVLGGSARRYAGIGDIIVATVKEAIPGGNVKRGDVVKAVVVRTVKERRRADGSYIKFDENAAVIIKADNDPRGTRIFGPVGRELREKKFMKIVSLAPEVL
- the rplX gene encoding 50S ribosomal protein L24, whose translation is MKVHKGDTVLVISGKDKGAKGKVIEAYPTREKVLVEGVNRIKKHTAASQNERGASSGGIVTQEAAIHVSNVMVIDSDGNPTRIGYRVDEETGKKVRVSKRNGKDI
- the rplE gene encoding 50S ribosomal protein L5 is translated as MTTVENAANVQPRLKQRYREEIKDALNKEFNYDNVMQIPGVVKVVVNMGVGDAARDAKLINGAVNDLALITGQKPEIRKARKSIAQFKLREGMPIGARVTLRGDRMWEFLDRLVSIALPRIRDFRGLSPKQFDGSGNYTFGLSEQSVFHEIDVDSIDRPRGMDITVVTTATNDDEGRVLLRALGFPFKEN
- a CDS encoding type Z 30S ribosomal protein S14; the protein is MAKKALVNKANKKPKFAVRGYTRCNRCGRPHSVFRKFGLCRICLREMAHAGELPGVQKSSW
- the rpsH gene encoding 30S ribosomal protein S8, giving the protein MTMTDPIADFLTRLRNANSAYHDEVTLPHSKIKANIAAILKEQGYISDYRTEDARVGKSLVVQLKYGPSRERSIAGLRRVSKPGLRVYAKSTNLPKVLGGLGVAIISTSSGLLTDRQASRQGVGGEVLAYVW
- the rplF gene encoding 50S ribosomal protein L6, which codes for MSRIGKQPVLVPAGVDVTITGQNVSVKGPKGTLALDIAEPIEVSRNDEGAIVVVRPDDERRSRSLHGLTRTLVANLVTGVTEGYVRKMEIYGVGYRVQLKGSDLEFALGYSHPVLIEAPEGITFTVETPTKFSISGIDKQKVGQIAAVIRRLRRPDPYKGKGVRYEGEQIRRKVGKTGK
- the rplR gene encoding 50S ribosomal protein L18, giving the protein MATTKTDSAAAKRLPVGQNISETRRNARLRRHARLRKKVEGTADTPRLMVNRSSRHIHVQLIDDLAGVTVAAASSIEPDVRAVDGDKKAQSVRVGQLIAERAKAAGVETVVFDRGGYTYGGRIAALADAAREGGLKF